One Pseudoalteromonas sp. UG3-2 DNA window includes the following coding sequences:
- a CDS encoding UDP-N-acetylmuramoyl-L-alanyl-D-glutamate--2,6-diaminopimelate ligase — MTRDLTEVLSAYGVSGGPFAVEDLRIDSREVRSGDCFVALQGHQQDGAKYASSAIAQGASYVMAETGSELNIAPEQTIYIDDLAANLAAIASQFYGYPSNKLKLTGVTGTNGKSTTTAMIANLATLTGSSGAVVGTLGYGKPQDLVPLTNTTPSNVDLQRILAYLNSRYQHVAMEVSSHGLVQGRVDNCDFDVAVFTNLSRDHLDYHGDMQSYAAAKKALFSRCNPNYRVINIDDEVGAQWAQEFAADNLVVYGRKPEQQSYEQYVFFSEVNAHPQGLSAKLDTSWGTCQIDVPLYGEFNLYNLAAAIASLLVQGGELQALADACADLAPVAGRMQPFSAAQKPTCIVDYAHTPEALALALQALRAHVPGELICVFGCGGDRDKGKRPEMARAAEQYADKLVITSDNPRSEDPNLIIDDIKAGLIHPEYALCQPDRAQAIATAIAAGDENSVVLIAGKGHEDYQIIGTERIELCDRQCVTAILKGEKA; from the coding sequence ATGACGCGTGATCTAACTGAAGTCTTATCCGCTTACGGTGTTAGCGGCGGACCATTTGCCGTGGAAGATCTTCGTATTGATAGCCGCGAAGTGAGAAGCGGTGATTGTTTTGTGGCGCTGCAAGGCCATCAGCAAGATGGCGCTAAGTATGCCTCCAGTGCCATTGCCCAAGGCGCCAGCTATGTTATGGCAGAAACCGGTAGCGAATTGAATATTGCCCCAGAGCAAACCATTTATATTGATGATTTAGCGGCAAACTTAGCCGCCATTGCCAGCCAATTTTATGGCTACCCCAGTAATAAACTAAAACTCACTGGTGTGACTGGCACCAATGGCAAATCCACCACCACCGCAATGATTGCCAATCTTGCCACCCTCACTGGCAGCAGTGGCGCCGTGGTGGGAACCTTGGGTTATGGTAAACCGCAAGATTTAGTGCCGCTTACGAACACCACGCCTTCCAATGTCGATTTGCAACGTATTTTGGCGTATTTAAACAGCCGCTACCAGCATGTGGCAATGGAAGTGTCCTCTCATGGCTTAGTGCAAGGGCGAGTGGATAATTGCGACTTTGATGTGGCGGTATTTACCAACCTCAGCCGCGACCACTTAGATTATCATGGCGACATGCAAAGCTACGCGGCAGCAAAAAAAGCCCTGTTTAGTCGCTGCAATCCCAACTATCGCGTGATTAACATCGACGATGAAGTGGGAGCTCAGTGGGCACAGGAGTTCGCCGCTGATAACTTAGTGGTGTATGGCCGCAAGCCTGAGCAGCAAAGCTATGAACAGTATGTGTTCTTCAGCGAGGTTAACGCTCATCCGCAAGGCCTCAGCGCTAAGCTCGATACCAGCTGGGGAACGTGCCAAATTGATGTGCCCTTATATGGTGAGTTTAACCTTTATAACCTTGCTGCAGCCATCGCCAGCTTGCTGGTGCAAGGCGGCGAATTGCAAGCACTGGCCGATGCCTGCGCCGATTTAGCGCCGGTTGCGGGGCGTATGCAGCCATTCAGTGCAGCACAAAAGCCCACCTGTATTGTCGATTACGCTCACACCCCAGAGGCTCTCGCACTGGCATTACAGGCATTGCGAGCGCACGTGCCTGGGGAGCTCATTTGTGTGTTTGGTTGTGGTGGCGACCGCGACAAAGGCAAGCGTCCCGAAATGGCCCGGGCAGCAGAGCAGTATGCCGATAAATTAGTGATCACCAGTGACAACCCCAGAAGCGAAGATCCCAACCTTATTATCGACGATATTAAGGCTGGACTCATCCACCCTGAGTATGCTCTGTGCCAGCCTGATAGAGCGCAAGCCATTGCCACGGCCATTGCCGCGGGCGATGAAAACAGCGTGGTGCTGATTGCGGGTAAAGGCCATGAAGATTATCAAATTATAGGAACCGAACGCATTGAACTGTGTGATAGACAATGCGTGACAGCGATTTTAAAAGGGGAAAAGGCATGA